The Primulina tabacum isolate GXHZ01 chromosome 16, ASM2559414v2, whole genome shotgun sequence genome window below encodes:
- the LOC142528714 gene encoding uncharacterized protein LOC142528714 isoform X1: MEVCVPYTPSAQDKSDDGGSAADPWLRDYCNLRDLSVNALETCLSEFLNIEDNKPSTSSFHEFADKNGTCNVVREGKQGGFDRKNSYGSASEKCLSKSDTFPLPGEPKSSVDGLLVGIGKQEDVLTVEVSEPNGCGKFVNYSQSILLPKSSKIVSAMKGSREKQGIETKKLFVTWAPDVYDPVPTAASRVPSNKNQRYRNDGNNYGKNKLKGGGKSSRGRRGKDKKQVLKNNGGNKVKPIRDNRLVGFSKPVTGIEILMSGVHAPSVEVVF; encoded by the exons ATGGAAGTTTGCGTTCCATATACACCATCTGCGCAAGATAAAAGCGATGATGGGGGTTCTGCTGCAGATCCATGGCTCCGGGATTACTGCAACTTAAGGGATCTTTCAGTGAATGCCCTCGAGACATGTTTGAGTGAATTTCTTAACATCGAGGACAATAAACCATCAACCAGTAGCTTCCACGAATTTGCTGACAAGAATGGTACTTGCAATGTGGTAAGGGAAGGCAAACAAGGTGGTTTTGATAGAAAAAATTCCTATGGTTCAGCATCTGAGAAATGCTTAAGCAAATCTGATACATTTCCGCTTCCTGGTGAACCTAAATCCTCTGTAGATGGATTGTTGGTTGGAATAGGAAAGCAGGAGGACGTTTTAActgttgaagtctctgaaccaAATGGCTGTGGTAAATTTGTTAACTATTCACAATCCATATTGCTACCT AAATCGTCAAAGATTGTATCTGCCATGAAAGGTAGCCGTGAAAAGCAGGGTATTGAAACTAAGAAGCTATTTGTGACCTGGGCCCCTGATGTCTATGATCCAGTTCCAACAGCAGCATCACGTGTTCCATCAAACAAGAATCAACGTTATCGCAATGATGGCAACAATTATGGAAAGAACAAGCTGAAGGGAGGAGGTAAATCTTCACGAGGCAGAAGGGGCAAAGACAAGAAACAAGTTCTTAAAAACAATGGGGGTAACAAGGTTAAGCCTATACGCGATAACAGATTGGTCGGTTTTAGCAAGCCTGTGACGGGTATCGAAATTTTAATGTCTGGAGTCCATGCCCCATCCGTGGAAGTAGTTTTCTGA
- the LOC142528714 gene encoding uncharacterized protein LOC142528714 isoform X2: MEVCVPYTPSAQDKSDDGGSAADPWLRDYCNLRDLSVNALETCLSEFLNIEDNKPSTSSFHEFADKNGTCNVVREGKQGGFDRKNSYGSASEKCLSKSDTFPLPGEPKSSVDGLLVGIGKQEDVLTVEVSEPNGCGKFVNYSQSILLPIVSAMKGSREKQGIETKKLFVTWAPDVYDPVPTAASRVPSNKNQRYRNDGNNYGKNKLKGGGKSSRGRRGKDKKQVLKNNGGNKVKPIRDNRLVGFSKPVTGIEILMSGVHAPSVEVVF; the protein is encoded by the exons ATGGAAGTTTGCGTTCCATATACACCATCTGCGCAAGATAAAAGCGATGATGGGGGTTCTGCTGCAGATCCATGGCTCCGGGATTACTGCAACTTAAGGGATCTTTCAGTGAATGCCCTCGAGACATGTTTGAGTGAATTTCTTAACATCGAGGACAATAAACCATCAACCAGTAGCTTCCACGAATTTGCTGACAAGAATGGTACTTGCAATGTGGTAAGGGAAGGCAAACAAGGTGGTTTTGATAGAAAAAATTCCTATGGTTCAGCATCTGAGAAATGCTTAAGCAAATCTGATACATTTCCGCTTCCTGGTGAACCTAAATCCTCTGTAGATGGATTGTTGGTTGGAATAGGAAAGCAGGAGGACGTTTTAActgttgaagtctctgaaccaAATGGCTGTGGTAAATTTGTTAACTATTCACAATCCATATTGCTACCT ATTGTATCTGCCATGAAAGGTAGCCGTGAAAAGCAGGGTATTGAAACTAAGAAGCTATTTGTGACCTGGGCCCCTGATGTCTATGATCCAGTTCCAACAGCAGCATCACGTGTTCCATCAAACAAGAATCAACGTTATCGCAATGATGGCAACAATTATGGAAAGAACAAGCTGAAGGGAGGAGGTAAATCTTCACGAGGCAGAAGGGGCAAAGACAAGAAACAAGTTCTTAAAAACAATGGGGGTAACAAGGTTAAGCCTATACGCGATAACAGATTGGTCGGTTTTAGCAAGCCTGTGACGGGTATCGAAATTTTAATGTCTGGAGTCCATGCCCCATCCGTGGAAGTAGTTTTCTGA
- the LOC142528714 gene encoding uncharacterized protein LOC142528714 isoform X3 produces MEVCVPYTPSAQDKSDDGGSAADPWLRDYCNLRDLSVNALETCLSEFLNIEDNKPSTSSFHEFADKNGTCNVVREGKQDGLLVGIGKQEDVLTVEVSEPNGCGKFVNYSQSILLPKSSKIVSAMKGSREKQGIETKKLFVTWAPDVYDPVPTAASRVPSNKNQRYRNDGNNYGKNKLKGGGKSSRGRRGKDKKQVLKNNGGNKVKPIRDNRLVGFSKPVTGIEILMSGVHAPSVEVVF; encoded by the exons ATGGAAGTTTGCGTTCCATATACACCATCTGCGCAAGATAAAAGCGATGATGGGGGTTCTGCTGCAGATCCATGGCTCCGGGATTACTGCAACTTAAGGGATCTTTCAGTGAATGCCCTCGAGACATGTTTGAGTGAATTTCTTAACATCGAGGACAATAAACCATCAACCAGTAGCTTCCACGAATTTGCTGACAAGAATGGTACTTGCAATGTGGTAAGGGAAGGCAAACAAG ATGGATTGTTGGTTGGAATAGGAAAGCAGGAGGACGTTTTAActgttgaagtctctgaaccaAATGGCTGTGGTAAATTTGTTAACTATTCACAATCCATATTGCTACCT AAATCGTCAAAGATTGTATCTGCCATGAAAGGTAGCCGTGAAAAGCAGGGTATTGAAACTAAGAAGCTATTTGTGACCTGGGCCCCTGATGTCTATGATCCAGTTCCAACAGCAGCATCACGTGTTCCATCAAACAAGAATCAACGTTATCGCAATGATGGCAACAATTATGGAAAGAACAAGCTGAAGGGAGGAGGTAAATCTTCACGAGGCAGAAGGGGCAAAGACAAGAAACAAGTTCTTAAAAACAATGGGGGTAACAAGGTTAAGCCTATACGCGATAACAGATTGGTCGGTTTTAGCAAGCCTGTGACGGGTATCGAAATTTTAATGTCTGGAGTCCATGCCCCATCCGTGGAAGTAGTTTTCTGA